TATCCCAACAAAGGACTTGTTCAGTAATTCAAACGTAGACTTATTGGCAGAAGATGAATTCCATCCAAATTCAAGTGGCTATAAACTTATGGCCAAGCGAGTTTTAGAATTTTTGAAAGAATCTTATGAAGAATCCGAGATTGACAAAGTCGAAGTAACATCATAATCCTGAACGAATGCCACAGGGACGGTTCTCTTGGTCACTACCTTGACCAAGAGAACCGTCCCTGTGTGTTTTTTGTCTTTATTGCAAATTAGCATAACATAAAGTAATCAATTTGTTTTTATTATCCATAATCCATTTGCAGCGTATCGCGGATTTTTGAATATATTCTTTTACGATATCAATGGAGCTAACCTGATCCAAATAACGACCTAGAAAATGAATGAATACATCGAGACTTCTAAGTTGGATGAGGATAGGAATGGCATCGATTTCAGCATCTGTCATTTTTCGAGATTGACCATAACCGGAAATAAATGCATTAATTTTTGCCCAAGTCTTGGTTTCTTCTTCGCTAGGTTCGATGAAGTCTGATAAGCAAACTGCCAGTTCCATCACCCGTAAATCGGTCGTAACAAATTCAAAATCAAGAACAGCTGATACAATCCCATCTTCATTGACCAGAATGTTGGACGCGTTTAAATCGCCATGAACAAGTTGATGTGGCAATTGCCTTAATGTAGAAACCTGCTCCATAAATGAAGTGAGCTGTTCAAAAATAACTAGCAAATCAGTAGTCCGTTCCGAAAATTCTCTCAGAGGGTTTTTGCAAAAGCTCAAAACATCCTGTAAAGAACAACGTGGATGAGTGTTTTCAATCTCATAATACGGTCTGTAGGCAGGACGCTGATTGATTTCGACAAGTGCTAGCGAAGCTGACAATTGACCAGCAGTTCTCCCGAAAGAATGAATTTCTTCCAATTCAGCAAGAGTTGGGTTTACTCCATCCAAGTACCGAAATAAACTGGCAATCTTGCCATGCCTTGTTCTTATAATCGTTTTTCCATCACGTGATCGGACAGGCTGCGGTATAGAAAAAGTTAGATTCCTTTCCGCTAAGGCAACTAGGATAGCATGCTCATACTTTACCTTATCTTCGTCCTGATGGGTTTCATAGACGCGGAGTACATATTGCTCATTATCAAAAGTAACAAATCGTGTCGTATTGTTAGCACCACTTTGCCCATCCCATGTTACCCAGCTGCCTGCGGGAAAGTATTGAGCAAGAATTTCATCTAAATATAAGTTCTTTTGTCCTATCATAATTAGTAATCCTTATTTTTTTTGTATGTTTCCATAGGGACGGTTCTCTTGGCTCCAAGTTAGACAAAAACGGACCAAAAGAACCGTCCCCATGTTCCCCATGTTCCTCAGAGATTAAAATATTCATTCCTTATTTCATTGAATCTTTTTTCATTGATGATTTCCTTGTTCAATGAACTATCAACCCATTCGGTAAACGATGTGTCAGTTAATGTAATGTTCCCTTTGTCTGTTAATTTAGTGATCAAGGGCTTCTTATTGAATGCAGATTCAGGATGTTCGATGATAATTCTTTGAACTTCATTTAATTCAGTTATATTTTGAATCTCTACTTTAGAATTAAAAGCGTATCCAATCTTCCAGTCTTCTTCTTTACGATTTAATTTCATGTACATCATATAATCCCCATGTTCACTTTCTACATGATCCACTTTAAATTTTCCATTACTAGAAGCAACAGTTTCTCCGCTTAACGGAACAGGCTTTAATGGTAAGAACCCTCCAAAACCAGTATCAACTAGATAGACCTGCCCATTATGGGTAATAAGATTAACCACATGGGTATTCCCAGTCTCACTCCATTGTTGATTCATTTGATTATAAATTACTCCCCGGACTAAGCTTGGACTAAAGCCATTTTCAGATAAAAAAAGGTAAAGAATAGAATTTAGTTCGTAACAAAGTCCTCCTTCATTGTGTTCTAGTATCTTACTCGTTATATTCTCTTTTGTTATTTCCTTTGTTCTATTTTCAATAATACATAAATTTTCAAACGGAATAGACTTTGTAGTCTTTTCAAGAACCATATCTAAATTTTGATATGTAATTACTTCATTTTGCGAGATACCTATTCTTTTACGAAATAGTAAGTTTAAGTCATTCATTCATCGAAACTCCTTAATGACTTCCATTGCTAAATGATATCAAAAAATTCTGGGTAACCCAAATAAGTAAGAACTGCCGTTGTTTACAAGAATTATTTTGAAGGAAAAATATGATTTTATTGTTAATTGATAACATGAAAGTGTTGGAATAAACATTTATTAGACTAATAGAGATTAAGTTAAACGATATGTTGGGGGTGATAAATATGGAAGCGATCGTCTTATCTGCCGGATATTCGAGCCGTGCAAATGCATTTAAAATGACTTTGCCACTGGGGAAAATGTCTATACTAGAGCAAACAATTTCTAAATTTGAAGGAATATGCGTCAGAGTCATCGTCGTAGCAGGGTATCAAGCGGAAATCATTCAAGAGGAAATTAATAAAATCAACAATGAAAAAACCTATTCATTTCAGATAAAGTTTGTTTACAATGAAAACTTTAACCAAGGAATGTTTACTTCCATTCAAAAGGGGTGCACAGAAGTAAATGCCGCAGATTTCTTTATAACACCAGGAGATTGTCCGCTTGTAAAAAAAGAGACGCTGCAGCTACTGGCAGCGCACAAAGGGAATGTAGTCATTCCGAGTTTCCAATTTAAAGGTGGTCATCCCATCAAACTATCCAAACCAGTAAAACAGAAAA
This Neobacillus sp. YX16 DNA region includes the following protein-coding sequences:
- a CDS encoding nucleotidyltransferase family protein encodes the protein MEAIVLSAGYSSRANAFKMTLPLGKMSILEQTISKFEGICVRVIVVAGYQAEIIQEEINKINNEKTYSFQIKFVYNENFNQGMFTSIQKGCTEVNAADFFITPGDCPLVKKETLQLLAAHKGNVVIPSFQFKGGHPIKLSKPVKQKILETKTDSNLRVVLNGYQKEYLNVDDPGVLVDVDTPEDYQKAIDEIQREIQRDGSLGQSRQKADQ
- a CDS encoding arylamine N-acetyltransferase, yielding MNDLNLLFRKRIGISQNEVITYQNLDMVLEKTTKSIPFENLCIIENRTKEITKENITSKILEHNEGGLCYELNSILYLFLSENGFSPSLVRGVIYNQMNQQWSETGNTHVVNLITHNGQVYLVDTGFGGFLPLKPVPLSGETVASSNGKFKVDHVESEHGDYMMYMKLNRKEEDWKIGYAFNSKVEIQNITELNEVQRIIIEHPESAFNKKPLITKLTDKGNITLTDTSFTEWVDSSLNKEIINEKRFNEIRNEYFNL
- a CDS encoding phosphotransferase; the protein is MIGQKNLYLDEILAQYFPAGSWVTWDGQSGANNTTRFVTFDNEQYVLRVYETHQDEDKVKYEHAILVALAERNLTFSIPQPVRSRDGKTIIRTRHGKIASLFRYLDGVNPTLAELEEIHSFGRTAGQLSASLALVEINQRPAYRPYYEIENTHPRCSLQDVLSFCKNPLREFSERTTDLLVIFEQLTSFMEQVSTLRQLPHQLVHGDLNASNILVNEDGIVSAVLDFEFVTTDLRVMELAVCLSDFIEPSEEETKTWAKINAFISGYGQSRKMTDAEIDAIPILIQLRSLDVFIHFLGRYLDQVSSIDIVKEYIQKSAIRCKWIMDNKNKLITLCYANLQ